GAAATTTCTCTTAGATGATTTGATAAATCTATAGTCATTACGCAAGAAATCCAGATTGTTGTATTTCATTAAAAAAGCATCTACATGAAATCGCTCAAAGGCAATTACTAAATATTTAGCTCCTTGTCTTCTATAGGTTTCAACAATTTGAGGATTAATATCAGAGAATTTAATATACCATCCTTTCCTCTTACAATAATATAGTAGCTCTGGACCGTGATGTGTATCGTAACTAACAATAATTAAGATGTCTTTTTCAACTAATTTATCTACTGATTTTCCTGCAAAATATATAGGACGAGACCAAAAATAAAAACTTTTAATAGCTTTATACGAAAACAAAGAGATGGATAAAAAAGCAATAGTAATAATAATCCAACCAATCACCTTTTCATACAGTAATTTTTTATTGATAAACAATATTAATGATTTTCCAATGAATATGGAAGCTACTGAGACTAACGGCAATTGATAATAATTATGTTCCATATTGCCTGCTGCCACAACAAAAAAGTAAATGATTATCCCTATAAGCCAAAAGTGGAAAAGAAACTCTTCTTTTTGTCTAACTTTTAAAATAATACCAAATAAAAATAAGCATAAACCTATGGGAGTTAACACCTCCCCTTTAAACCTATGAAACAATGTTATATAAAACTTCTTGTCTGTCCATATCTGAATATTTCCCCATTTATCCTGGCCGATATCCCAGATGCCAAAAGTAAGACTATATTCTTTGAATATTTGGTGAGCATGGTAATACCATAATATAGTGGGTAATAAAATTATACCTGCAAGTAACCACAATTTCCATTTTATAAATAAAGATTTGTTATATTTTATATAGGCTAAATATAGAATTGGTAATCCTAAATAAAGAGTAGGGATTTTGATTAATAGTGCCAAGATTCCACATAACCCAGTTAATAAGAAATTAGCCCATTTTTCATTATCTAACCATTGGCTAAAATA
The sequence above is drawn from the bacterium genome and encodes:
- a CDS encoding glycosyltransferase family 39 protein encodes the protein MRVKVCLMVIILLGILLRVINITNPLLDRAGWRQTDTAAIARNFYYNNFNIFYPQIDWGGNSSGYVETEFQLFPFIAALLYKITGVQEWIGRLLAIFFSVGSMWLIYRLSKKYLGIKTALFSTIFFAICPLNIYYSRTFMPESTMSFFSIAFIYYFSQWLDNEKWANFLLTGLCGILALLIKIPTLYLGLPILYLAYIKYNKSLFIKWKLWLLAGIILLPTILWYYHAHQIFKEYSLTFGIWDIGQDKWGNIQIWTDKKFYITLFHRFKGEVLTPIGLCLFLFGIILKVRQKEEFLFHFWLIGIIIYFFVVAAGNMEHNYYQLPLVSVASIFIGKSLILFINKKLLYEKVIGWIIITIAFLSISLFSYKAIKSFYFWSRPIYFAGKSVDKLVEKDILIIVSYDTHHGPELLYYCKRKGWYIKFSDINPQIVETYRRQGAKYLVIAFERFHVDAFLMKYNNLDFLRNDYRFIKSSKRNFIIFDLRSNTKLH